The sequence below is a genomic window from Vespula pensylvanica isolate Volc-1 chromosome 1, ASM1446617v1, whole genome shotgun sequence.
tctctctctctctctatctatctatctatcttttcatctctatctctatctctatccttccctctctctctctctctctctgtctcttctctttctttttcttaaagcATCAACATGACTTACCGATGACCATATTTCCAAGCCGTTTTGCATCCGACAAGATAATCGACGTTAATTCCTCCGCGTTTGTgagaaacgagaacgagatCTATCTCGATTTCCTTGATAAGATGTTCTACTCAACATCGACAGGATTCTAAAAAAGTCTTTATGGAACGAGAGTCGCGAGAGACGATCGTACGTTTTATCGCaaatctcgatctcgatcacGCCCGGCTCGGCTGATTAAATCAACCTTTGTCGTATTTCAATTAGCATTTCAATTAACAAAACGCATACGCGTTAGATTGCAATGGACTTTGTGTTAAACGATCTTTTCGAGGTAAAATCTGTTTGCATTCTTTCTTGAAAAGATCATTATTATGATGAAAATTGATCACGAAGAAATTGCAATTGGAATATTTTGtattcgcatatatatatataattacagtCCGATGAATTTATGtacatgtattttataaattatagaatgGTAAATGTAAcatatggaaagagaaaagtatgcGACacgataatatgaaaaatgaaatagaaggGCTTGATCGATGGATATTACTGTAACAAGATAATTTGATAGGAGGAGAAGTAGAGAGTAAAGTGATTCGATTAAAAGCACGTTAGTCGATCAATTAATCAGTTTTAAGGTCTCTCGAGGATTTATGGGAACGCTGATCGAAATCGCACGTTCTCGAAACTTCCCGAGTAAAGCCGGTAATCGTTACGAAGATTTTACAAAGTCTTACGAGAGAAAATGacgttaaattttaattacgtgTATAGCAGAGTATATCGGTGATGGATAAATGTGATCGTAACGAAGGAGATACTGGATCTACCGTGGACGCGCACACGTAAGACATTTATCCTTACCCAAATACAGATTTCTACGTGGCATACTTTTCGCGAATAAATTAAGCAAGTACAAATGAGGCCGTTGGACTAGGTAATTTGTATCCGTAGACGTAACACGTGTATTAGCGTTCGTGGAACGCGATACGCAGATTTATTCGATTTCACAAAGCAAAGATCGATGTTTTTCGATTAGTAAACCTCTTCCCTCGACGTAGATCTAAGTAATCGAGGTTCGATTAAAAGTTCTATCGGATCTTTGTTGCAGCGCCGGAAATATTACACTACGAGCCGATCACGTTGGCCGCCGATATGTGGTGGGTGAAAAACAtcaatgtaaatatttcacaatataagaaggaaagattttGAAATCGtgttacatataatattccaGGTCTCTCGGTGTTACAACCTACGTGCTGCTAACAGGTTTCTCCCCTTTCGGAGGCGACACCGACCAAGAAACGTTTCAAAATATATCCCTAGGAGAGGTAGATTTCCCAGAAGAATTGTTCGAGGAGGTTTCGGCGCAGGCAAAGGACTTCGTTGCTAAACTTTTAGTGCTAGACCCAAGGTTAGCCTCTCAAGCACGCATCATCGAACCTAATTCGAACCTCGGAAGACCTTTAAcgacttgttctttttttttctttcctgtcctcttttttttctctttcctttctcattaGCGCACGAATGACAGCGAAGCAGTGTCTGCGTCACGAATGGTTACGCGGTGCTCCGACGCAAGCGTCGCCGCATTTGAGACGATACTTGTCGAAATCTCGTGAGGTCCTTCTGGAACGTGTGGTGAGCCGAGAGAATCTAAGGAGAGTCGCCCTCTTGAGTCAGACGACGAGCCAAGCGAATCTTCTATCGACGGAGGTTCACGATCAAAATCTTCAAGATTGCGTGTTGAGTCACAGCGAGATTTGCCTGAGCGATTGTATGACGGCAAGCCAATCGAGCCTCGCCGGAAGCGAAGGTTTTCCAAGTCCGGCGAATTCCCAAGTGAGTCTGAACTCGTCGCGAACGAGTCTGAGTTGCGCCAGCCAGAGTTGCTTGCTGAACAAGGAACAAACGCAGGGTTTGCTCAGTCGAGCTCAAAGCCGATCTCAAGCTAATTTGAATCATGCCGCTAGCCGCGGCCTTTTGTCCAGAATACGTAGCCTACATCGTATACAATCTCAAACGTGTCTATCGAACGGTACTTCGAAGACTACCGCGTCTCCAGTTCAGCATATGATCGCCTCGATGCATCCCGTTAGcagatcgagagaaaaattatatggTTTGCGATCGCTTTCGAAATCTCAGGGCGTTCTCGACATATATAGAAGTTTGGAGTGTCTCAGACATAAGAGGAAGCCCTACGAAAGAGCCAAGACCGAGGACGTTGTTCCTATCATCAAGCGAATCGATGTAGAAATGTCGAGAATCAATGATAATCAAGAAACAACCCGTGAGACTCCTTCGATAAACTTGGAACGGCAAACGAACGGATCCCTTTTGGAGAAGCCGGTTGTAACCGAGATCGTAGATAActcgaaagaggaaaagccTCTGGAAAAACATGCGATCTTATCGGATTCTATAGGCGCGGAAAAGACATATGATCGTACGGAGATGTCGAAAGAGTCGGACTCGAGGTCGGAAGAAAATCTAGATTCCTTGAAATCTATCGAATCGGACACTCTAACGGAAGAATCCGATGAGATGCCTTTGGATCGCGAGAGAGAGTCAAACAGTATGTCCTTGGGAAAACGTCCGTGTCAAAGGCAACACTCGGACGTTTCTAGCCATTCCAATAATTCTGGGATCTCGGATGACAAAGAAGATCGTTCGACCGAGTCAGAAACCGAGGAACCCAAATATACGGTTGCTCAATTAGTCTCTGCTTTCAACAAGCATCAAGAGGTCGCCTCGAAAAGTAGCTTAGAAGCGATTATGAGCGAGAAACGAGTCAACGAGGTAACGTTTCCGACCGGCACCAAAGCTCTGCGTCTTTTCATACCTGATATTGATATTACAGAAAGTACAATAGTCAGACGAAAGACGAGTTACAAGCCTAGGAAGAATTGGGAGgaattgagaaagagaaatgagaagaaCGAAGGTGTCCTTAAGAATTTTGAAAACGAAttcgataacgacgacgacgatagcCAGCAAGAAATTACAAGCGAGGTAAAACCTGAGCAAATTTCGAACGATAAGACTGATAAAAGTGTTGATATCGTTAATGAAACGTGCGATAAGAAACAGGATAATTTAGTTTTCGAAGATTGGCCCACGGATGTTGACTTTACGGGAAGCATCGGTATGGAAAATAGTATCGATACTACAATCGACGAAAAGTACAAACAATGCGTCAAAGTTGCTAATAAATCGAAAAGCGAAAAGCAAGAGAAGATCTCTGCGTTTGTTAAAACAACGAGTTCGATGCgtcaaaaggaaagaatgccTAATTACATTTATCCGGAATTAACGAGTCACGCGAAAGAGGAAATGCTAGAATCATCTTGCaacgataaaatatcttcgaaTACAAACGTAAAAATAGATCAGAAAAAATTGACAAAATCGGTGCAATCGAGTAACGTCAATGTTCCTAACGTTAACTTGAAGGATATACTTCAAAGGGTCGACAATTTTCAAAGTACACCGAAAGAGAACATGGAAAATCTTAGAAAAAGAACGTCGATAGCGAAGATCATAGTCAATGATAATTTGACGTCGCATGAGAACTTAGATTCTACGGTCAACGATGGCAAAGACAACAGAACGAGTTTTCGTACCGCGAAAAACGAATTATCATCTAATATGTCTCCGATCGAGGATAGGGTGAAATTGATTGTCCCACCTTCCTTTGTCAGGTCATCTTCGTTATCGAGTGACAGTAGTTGTCCGACACCATCCAGTGTCCAATCGGATACTAATGTATCTTGGGAAGACGTTATAACGACACCAGGATCAAACGTTTCTTTGGAGAAGACAGACAATTGTAGAaatcaaaggaaaaaggaattagATTCGAACGAAACAAAGGGCAAACAGAACGCGGAAGACAAGAGACTATGGGGCAAGGTATGTACCGGATCTTACACTAGGGCTATGGAAAGATTTACAGGAAAAAACGAttgcaataaaaaatcgatgaatttgTTATCGACGAACATTGAAAAGATCAGGAGGAAGAGCACTCCAGCCATGCCTCAATGCGTTAATCCTTAAAAccataataaaatcgtttgtACGAAAGACTGAAAATTAGAATTtgataatacacacacatatatatatatatctatctgttATCGCGTCATTCTCAAGATGGTAGTGAAAGAAGCtggaaatatcaaattttcgcTTACAGGATTTAAGATAATCGTCTTGTAATCCACAACTTGAACGAAGGGGAGACAAGAACACTGCCAGTCAACAGAGGGAAGATCAGAAGGTGATTACAACGCgcgatatgatttttattcgaagcGTATCGAAGCACGAACGAAATCGTTTCAAATTGTTACCGataattatagatttatagATTTCTCGTCAACGACGTCCTACTCGATTATTTCGCGGCATTACAAAGGCAATTGATCGTGATTTATCATCTCGAGCTTATCCTTGGTATAATCTCCATATCGAGCAAGCACGAAgagctatttttttttttttgtttccttagTAAAGCACATAGGATCGGCTTCGTTCGCGACGCTTTGTCGGAACTTGGAGGACGTTCCGTGAGAAGAGATTGGCAGGTATATTTTTGCGAGATTCCGTTTATGGGAAAAATTACGATCGTATCAAAATCGTATAATCAggaaaatctattaaaatttctataacgTCGAATTACGCAGTATTTCCTCGATTACATACGAAAGATCCTGTTCCTTTTCCACAAGGTAGCAGAAAATTCATTGCTCCAGATTGAAACGGAATATATtctagatacgtatgtatatagttagTTGTCTCAGTAAAGAATGGATTATTGAGAAAACTGTGACTAGGTGATCATGGTCATAAGTCCTTATTGGAATAATTACGAGATGATTCATTCTAAGCAAATGGAGGGTCGAACGTGCACGTGTTTGGGAAAACTTAAGTGCAAGACCTATGGATGTTTTTACATAAGAAAGTAACTATGCGATTGTTACGAAAATTTCGGACTAGAAGAATTTCGAATACGCTTGATATAAGGTACATTGAAAATTCATTGTAaccataattttttaaaaaacgatACGCATTCACGCGCAAGTATATGCTTTTccataatatttgttttattaatgcCTTGCTATATCTCAGCtagaattttgatttttatcttttataatccGAAACATAAACTTCAATATCGCAAGATtcattaaatacatttatcgcaattattaagtatttatatCGCATGAATAGTGCTATAAATGATTATCTAAACTTCGTATGCAAAATAAATATGCTTTTTACCGAACATGTACGCAtgtaaatcgaaaatattgaaatatcaaataaatcgcatatgttataaaataaattattccgagttcattcattttcatcaataactctatttttctcaacacgaatgaaaagaaaatgaatgaagtGAAGTGTGTAAAGTAAGtttgaaaagtattttttttttaatacaataaaagatagaattatataatatttaaagatttcaAATGTCCATTTATTCGGTgctaatataattatcttagAAATGTTTGCTGATAGTAACAAATATAGGACTAATCTTATCATCGACCGacacttatttatatacaatagatTTACAACAACGCAagatacaaaatgaaatatcgaataatgaataaaatatgcgTTAATATATCGTAAGGTATTcgcgataaaattaaattttattgtaatataaaacaatttctcATATTATGACAGTCGATCACAAAATAATGGCtgcataattatatttttatcattcccAACGACTCTTCCGTACTCTTTTCCGTTCCGTTTTGTTGTCTGATTCAGAAGAATTCGAGGTTTGGTTGTCTTTAGGTCGATCTACACTAGGTTTTGGGGGCACTGGCGGTGGTGGCGGCATTATAACCGAAGGTGGTGTGATAGTTTGTTCCCACGTATGATCCGACGACGCTCGGAactaaaacaaataaataaaaattcaagaaaacaATCATTTATATTGGTTGTACTAAATATCAATAGAAAGTATAACGagagtatattattttacttgtGAATTATATTGGCTTCGGAAAGCAGCTTTCATAGCAGAAAGACGATCACTGCCTGGACCGtgtctttctaattttttaacaacttCACTTATATCTTTGGATCCTTGCGAAGTGCCGCTGGTCTAAAGTTAAAAGTCATCCGATAAAGAACTCCATGAACGAATAAGTCtcgattttattcatatattatttaaaacaatcgACAAATACCGTATTCGTTGAAGTATCAGGTCTTTCTCTGAAACCAAGTCCAGCACCACCAACATTCAAACTTTTACCTTTTCCACCTTTAAATCTGGACTTTCTGAACCAAGCACTTTGCATGGCCAAATCCATTAAGCTTTTAGGAACTTCCTGATTTGCACCTTCAAGATTCCTTACTAAATGACCGGcaaattctttatctttttccgtCACAAGAGTATATGCAGTACCCTTTTCTCCTGCTCGACCTGTTCTACCTATTCTATGAGTATGCGTATCAATATCACGTGCTACGTCATAATTCACGACTGTCTTTATATGTGGAATGTCCAAACCACGAGCTaaggtaaaataattttattataatcatttttatcaagaaaaagtatttttaaagaaaaaaagaaattaaattaccaGCTACATCAGTAGCTACTAAGGTGCTgacatccttttttttaaacgctgtaataactttatttctttcaatttggTCCATATCACCATGCAAAAGTAAAACATCAAATTCTTTTAACTTAAGATTATTGGCAAGCTCCTCTGCATTCAactgataaagaaaaaaaaaattagatatacgCGTActcgttattatatttaatgattgAATAATACATCTAATGCTCTTACCTTTTTGGTCACAAAGATTAATAAACTTCCAGCACTTAAAAACTCTACAAGATTATGTAATAACCAAGACCATTTACCAGAAGGATTATTATGAAACATTATGACATGTTGAGTTACATCTGTATTGGCTTCTCCAACATCTCCCTGAACTATCCTTACTGGATCTGTTAAAACGTCTCTAGCAAGTTTTTCGACTTTCTTCTTAAATGTGGCGCTAAAAAGTAGCGTTTGTCTGTCTGGTCTAACATGATTACATATCGATCGCACTTGAGgctctgtaaaaaaaaattaacaaacgaaaatttgattttaattttaatttaaataaatttacttacCAAATCCCATATCAAACATTCGATCCGCTTCATCCAATACCAAAAATGTGACCCTTGTTAAATTTGTTGCTTTCATTTTGACCAAGTCGATCATTCTACCAGGTGTGGCAACAACTATTTCAGCACCAGCTTCTAAAGCTTTACTTTGTTCCCATTTACTACCACCCCCGTAACAACAACAGACTTGTATGTTATACACTTTACCAAACTTCTTTGCTTCTTGATAAATCTAAATAggatatgatttatatttatttcaattatgtaaatatgttgTTAATATATCTTccttaatgtaaaaaattaaatcaccTGTTGAGATAATTCTCTAGTTGGTGCCAAAATAAGACCAATAGGACCAT
It includes:
- the LOC122627250 gene encoding striated muscle preferentially expressed protein kinase-like isoform X3, whose product is MIYQSSHQAPTMSSTRKTSPRFQHRNLQSSSKCANSKRRGGTAERAHGEERCRGRCRVQWSEKHVKEGLVLVQETQLARVVKTGPITEHYEIDSKPFASGQWARVYRCRSRSTGTVYAAKYSSRNRFNADCSAELRHEIALLSLCSQSPRVVRLHDVYETPKEIIMVMEFAPGGDLQTLIDGDLVPLEGDVVHFVRQLVEGLAYLHERNIAHLDIKPQNLVMMGTFPECDVKLCDFEISRVILEGTEVREILGTPDYVAPEILHYEPITLAADMWSLGVTTYVLLTGFSPFGGDTDQETFQNISLGEVDFPEELFEEVSAQAKDFVAKLLVLDPSARMTAKQCLRHEWLRGAPTQASPHLRRYLSKSREVLLERVVSRENLRRVALLSQTTSQANLLSTEVHDQNLQDCVLSHSEICLSDCMTASQSSLAGSEGFPSPANSQVSLNSSRTSLSCASQSCLLNKEQTQGLLSRAQSRSQANLNHAASRGLLSRIRSLHRIQSQTCLSNGTSKTTASPVQHMIASMHPVSRSREKLYGLRSLSKSQGVLDIYRSLECLRHKRKPYERAKTEDVVPIIKRIDVEMSRINDNQETTRETPSINLERQTNGSLLEKPVVTEIVDNSKEEKPLEKHAILSDSIGAEKTYDRTEMSKESDSRSEENLDSLKSIESDTLTEESDEMPLDRERESNSMSLGKRPCQRQHSDVSSHSNNSGISDDKEDRSTESETEEPKYTVAQLVSAFNKHQEVASKSSLEAIMSEKRVNEVTFPTGTKALRLFIPDIDITESTIVRRKTSYKPRKNWEELRKRNEKNEGVLKNFENEFDNDDDDSQQEITSEVKPEQISNDKTDKSVDIVNETCDKKQDNLVFEDWPTDVDFTGSIGMENSIDTTIDEKYKQCVKVANKSKSEKQEKISAFVKTTSSMRQKERMPNYIYPELTSHAKEEMLESSCNDKISSNTNVKIDQKKLTKSVQSSNVNVPNVNLKDILQRVDNFQSTPKENMENLRKRTSIAKIIVNDNLTSHENLDSTVNDGKDNRTSFRTAKNELSSNMSPIEDRVKLIVPPSFVRSSSLSSDSSCPTPSSVQSDTNVSWEDVITTPGSNVSLEKTDNCRNQRKKELDSNETKGKQNAEDKRLWGKDLR
- the LOC122627250 gene encoding striated muscle preferentially expressed protein kinase-like isoform X1, with product MIYQSSHQAPTMSSTRKTSPRFQHRNLQSSSKCANSKRRGGTAERAHGEERCRGRCRVQWSEKHVKEGLVLVQETQLARVVKTGPITEHYEIDSKPFASGQWARVYRCRSRSTGTVYAAKYSSRNRFNADCSAELRHEIALLSLCSQSPRVVRLHDVYETPKEIIMVMEFAPGGDLQTLIDGDLVPLEGDVVHFVRQLVEGLAYLHERNIAHLDIKPQNLVMMGTFPECDVKLCDFEISRVILEGTEVREILGTPDYVAPEILHYEPITLAADMWSLGVTTYVLLTGFSPFGGDTDQETFQNISLGEVDFPEELFEEVSAQAKDFVAKLLVLDPSARMTAKQCLRHEWLRGAPTQASPHLRRYLSKSREVLLERVVSRENLRRVALLSQTTSQANLLSTEVHDQNLQDCVLSHSEICLSDCMTASQSSLAGSEGFPSPANSQVSLNSSRTSLSCASQSCLLNKEQTQGLLSRAQSRSQANLNHAASRGLLSRIRSLHRIQSQTCLSNGTSKTTASPVQHMIASMHPVSRSREKLYGLRSLSKSQGVLDIYRSLECLRHKRKPYERAKTEDVVPIIKRIDVEMSRINDNQETTRETPSINLERQTNGSLLEKPVVTEIVDNSKEEKPLEKHAILSDSIGAEKTYDRTEMSKESDSRSEENLDSLKSIESDTLTEESDEMPLDRERESNSMSLGKRPCQRQHSDVSSHSNNSGISDDKEDRSTESETEEPKYTVAQLVSAFNKHQEVASKSSLEAIMSEKRVNEVTFPTGTKALRLFIPDIDITESTIVRRKTSYKPRKNWEELRKRNEKNEGVLKNFENEFDNDDDDSQQEITSEVKPEQISNDKTDKSVDIVNETCDKKQDNLVFEDWPTDVDFTGSIGMENSIDTTIDEKYKQCVKVANKSKSEKQEKISAFVKTTSSMRQKERMPNYIYPELTSHAKEEMLESSCNDKISSNTNVKIDQKKLTKSVQSSNVNVPNVNLKDILQRVDNFQSTPKENMENLRKRTSIAKIIVNDNLTSHENLDSTVNDGKDNRTSFRTAKNELSSNMSPIEDRVKLIVPPSFVRSSSLSSDSSCPTPSSVQSDTNVSWEDVITTPGSNVSLEKTDNCRNQRKKELDSNETKGKQNAEDKRLWGKVCTGSYTRAMERFTGKNDCNKKSMNLLSTNIEKIRRKSTPAMPQCVNP
- the LOC122627250 gene encoding striated muscle preferentially expressed protein kinase-like isoform X2; protein product: MIYQSSHQAPTMSSTRKTSPRFQHRNLQSSSKCANSKRRGGTAERAHGEERCRGRCRVQWSEKHVKEGLVLVQETQLARVVKTGPITEHYEIDSKPFARQWARVYRCRSRSTGTVYAAKYSSRNRFNADCSAELRHEIALLSLCSQSPRVVRLHDVYETPKEIIMVMEFAPGGDLQTLIDGDLVPLEGDVVHFVRQLVEGLAYLHERNIAHLDIKPQNLVMMGTFPECDVKLCDFEISRVILEGTEVREILGTPDYVAPEILHYEPITLAADMWSLGVTTYVLLTGFSPFGGDTDQETFQNISLGEVDFPEELFEEVSAQAKDFVAKLLVLDPSARMTAKQCLRHEWLRGAPTQASPHLRRYLSKSREVLLERVVSRENLRRVALLSQTTSQANLLSTEVHDQNLQDCVLSHSEICLSDCMTASQSSLAGSEGFPSPANSQVSLNSSRTSLSCASQSCLLNKEQTQGLLSRAQSRSQANLNHAASRGLLSRIRSLHRIQSQTCLSNGTSKTTASPVQHMIASMHPVSRSREKLYGLRSLSKSQGVLDIYRSLECLRHKRKPYERAKTEDVVPIIKRIDVEMSRINDNQETTRETPSINLERQTNGSLLEKPVVTEIVDNSKEEKPLEKHAILSDSIGAEKTYDRTEMSKESDSRSEENLDSLKSIESDTLTEESDEMPLDRERESNSMSLGKRPCQRQHSDVSSHSNNSGISDDKEDRSTESETEEPKYTVAQLVSAFNKHQEVASKSSLEAIMSEKRVNEVTFPTGTKALRLFIPDIDITESTIVRRKTSYKPRKNWEELRKRNEKNEGVLKNFENEFDNDDDDSQQEITSEVKPEQISNDKTDKSVDIVNETCDKKQDNLVFEDWPTDVDFTGSIGMENSIDTTIDEKYKQCVKVANKSKSEKQEKISAFVKTTSSMRQKERMPNYIYPELTSHAKEEMLESSCNDKISSNTNVKIDQKKLTKSVQSSNVNVPNVNLKDILQRVDNFQSTPKENMENLRKRTSIAKIIVNDNLTSHENLDSTVNDGKDNRTSFRTAKNELSSNMSPIEDRVKLIVPPSFVRSSSLSSDSSCPTPSSVQSDTNVSWEDVITTPGSNVSLEKTDNCRNQRKKELDSNETKGKQNAEDKRLWGKVCTGSYTRAMERFTGKNDCNKKSMNLLSTNIEKIRRKSTPAMPQCVNP
- the LOC122627289 gene encoding ATP-dependent RNA helicase DDX42; protein product: MSYHRGGGNKPKGFGFPGFQMTGTKRSGSNIPPPPPNSVLSKQGYHTMNSITENALSACWGMPKKRSKTEEEYFEDDDDPPTSSLEYIPAPGSPTYDLMKKTTPKEDSDSEEDPLDAFMAGIDAEVKKNNYEAQLAEEDRKEDKSKGFRADIDGEDDEESYYRYMEENPTAGLQQEESDQEIEYDEDGNPIAPPKKKEIDPLPAVDHSEIEYESFEKNFYNVHEEIANLSKQQIDDLRKTLGIKVSGPSPPNPVTSFGHFGFDDALIKAIRKNEYTQPTPIQAQAVPAALSGRDIIGIAKTGSGKTAAFIWPMLVHIMDQRELKTGDGPIGLILAPTRELSQQIYQEAKKFGKVYNIQVCCCYGGGSKWEQSKALEAGAEIVVATPGRMIDLVKMKATNLTRVTFLVLDEADRMFDMGFEPQVRSICNHVRPDRQTLLFSATFKKKVEKLARDVLTDPVRIVQGDVGEANTDVTQHVIMFHNNPSGKWSWLLHNLVEFLSAGSLLIFVTKKLNAEELANNLKLKEFDVLLLHGDMDQIERNKVITAFKKKDVSTLVATDVAARGLDIPHIKTVVNYDVARDIDTHTHRIGRTGRAGEKGTAYTLVTEKDKEFAGHLVRNLEGANQEVPKSLMDLAMQSAWFRKSRFKGGKGKSLNVGGAGLGFRERPDTSTNTTSGTSQGSKDISEVVKKLERHGPGSDRLSAMKAAFRSQYNSQFRASSDHTWEQTITPPSVIMPPPPPVPPKPSVDRPKDNQTSNSSESDNKTERKRVRKSRWE